A window of Ictidomys tridecemlineatus isolate mIctTri1 chromosome 1, mIctTri1.hap1, whole genome shotgun sequence contains these coding sequences:
- the Rfesd gene encoding Rieske domain-containing protein: MDPDGSVQDPEDKEYSSVCVGREDDIKKSERMTAVVHDREVVIFYHRGEYHAMDIRCYHSGGPLHLGEIEDFDGRPCIVCPWHKFKITLATGEGLYQSKNPKDPSAKPKWCSKGIKQRIHRVTVDNGNIYVTLSKEPFKCDSDFYATGDFKVIRSSF; encoded by the exons ATGGATCCTGATGGGTCTGTACAAGATCCTGAAGATAAGGAATATTCTTCTGTCTGTGTTGGCAGAGAAGATGAcattaaaaaatctgaaagaatgaCAGCTGTTGTCCATGACAGAGAAGTGGTCATTTTCTACCATagaggagaatatcatgctatggaTATTCGCTGTTATc ATTCAGGAGGACCTTTACATTTGGGAGAAATAGAG GATTTTGATGGACGACCATGTATAGTTTGCCCCTGGCATAAATTCAAAATTACTTTGGCAACAGGAGAAGGATTATACCAGTCTAAAAACCCTAAAGATCCATCAGCAAAACCCAAGTGGTGCTCCAAAGGAATAAAGCAAAGGATTCATAGAGTGACAGTGGATAATGGGAATATTTATGTGACTCTTTCTAAGGAACCCTTTAAGTGTGACTCTGATTTTTATGCCACTGGAGACTTCAAAGTAATTCGGAGTTCTTTCTga
- the Spata9 gene encoding spermatogenesis-associated protein 9 translates to MPVKPIGWICGHVLKNCSGKMEGIQKVIMDLIDEFKDELPTILRLSESNQKREPVQKKSRMAITLAKINRRALIQGLNNISRSSQSVAKLLHPKLTCRILELRDISCRLLREVNAPSQPVYNIQVRKGSLCDIVSFPAKTALTSIIYASYAALIYLAVCINAVLEKVKHIFQEEESIRQNRESENFRKAFSEPVILEPAFPEGEIKAKPYRSLSEKPDNISDLPKLPANKQSNKIQVLHSVFDQSAEINE, encoded by the exons ATGCCAGTCAAACCCATTGGGTGGATATGTGGACATGTGTTGAAGAACTGTTCTGGAAAAA tggaGGGGATCCAGAAAGTAATTATGGACCTTATAGATGAGTTTAAAGATGAACTTCCTACCATCCTAAGATTATCAGAATCTAATCAG aaaagagAACCTGTGCAGAAAAAATCCAGAATGGCTATCACTTTAGCCAAGATCAATCGGAGAGCATTAATTCAAGGATTAAACAACATATCCAGATCTTCCCAGTCAGTGGCCAAACTTCTGCATCCTAAGCTTACATGTAGAATTTTGGAGTTAAGGGACATATCTTGTCGTCTGCTGAGAGAAGTTAATGCACCAAGTCAACCAGTATATAACATTCAG GTCAGAAAGGGTTCTTTGTGTGATATCGTTTCCTTTCCAGCAAAGACTGCTTTAACTAGCATAATATATGCTTCATATGCAGCACTAATTTATTTG gCAGTCTGCATTAATGCTGTGCTGGAGAAGGTAAAGCACATTTTCCAAGAAGAAGAATCCATAAGGCAAAACAGAGAGagtgaaaattttagaaaagccTTTTCAGAGCCTGTGATTTTGGAGCCTGCATTTCCTGAAGGTGAAATCAAAGCAAAACCTTACAGGTCATTGTCGGAGAAGCCAGACAACATTTCAGATCTCCCCAAGCTTCCTGCTAATAAGCAGAGTAATAAGATCCAGGTTTTACATTCGGTGTTTGACCAATcagctgaaataaatgaatga